The following proteins come from a genomic window of Montipora capricornis isolate CH-2021 chromosome 9, ASM3666992v2, whole genome shotgun sequence:
- the LOC138017661 gene encoding major facilitator superfamily domain-containing protein 12-like gives MGCRALCQVFNKERCSDEPQGKRKDSKSRTPLKQRMSYCTGHIFNDLCSAVWFTYFIVYFNKVVGLSTTETGLLFLIAQGSDAVLTPFMGIGCDRLVLKRFSHYGKRKSWHLFGTIFVAIAWPFIMSPCFVCSSSSPSWLPMVYYSVAVIIFHVGWAAVQIAHLSLIPEIAKRPGEIVELNAVRSGLTFACGIFIYVVTWVLLGQESEEGISPNLKREFTHLSIIVVGTGFFFSFLFHWGTVEPVSSTTDEDRVASEPSDAEQSYEQDSLCIETVERELVEQSPKTWRQWFKDPKFYAMGVVYTCTRITVNVSQSYFPFYLTDALHFQKEAIAYFPLVILVSGAFSSVMVKNISKRLGTKWTFCIASAVVICACAWFYVQTISARDAVYAAAFVVGSGNSVMLVTVLSMTADMIGLDKASGGFVYSFMGFLDKGFVGVVVLIIQTFYPDSPEGAFNSSSSADVSSTSLVVIHSPTNISVNEKSLPFVDYGPMMVSVLEREKPVGNLGNAYHSLGNFKKARKYLKQQLSIAKKVGDRAGRAMPMRAIEYHEQHLSIAKEVGDRAGEGRANRAIEYHEQHLSIAKEVGDRAGEGKPMVIGNAYHSLGNFKRAIEYHEKDLSIAKEVGFAYTALWRALLKNGEVDEALFAAEQGRAQALTDILKPLFDVLISPIADLLQGDDLIFVPDGPFCLAPFSALSDSVRIRTVPSLTALKLITSAPDTSTHMEIRKFGEIALAPNPERTSQIPEKEDFMLTMSDVHAVGLRARLVVLSSCHSGRGGGEF, from the exons ATGGGTTGTCGTGCCTTGTGTCAGGTTTTTAACAAAGAGCGCTGCTCTGACGAACCGCAAGGCAAACGTAAAGATTCTAAAAGCCGCACTCCGCTCAAACAACGAATGTCATACTGCACTGGACACATTTTCAATGATTTGTGCTCTGCAGTGTGGTTCACCTATTTTATAGTTTACTTTAACAAAGTTGTTGGACTTTCCACCACCGAGACAGGTCTTCTCTTCTTGATTGCGCAAGGTTCAGACGCAGTTCTGACCCCGTTTATGGGGATTGGTTGCGATCGGCTCGTTTTGAAACGTTTTTCACATTACGGCAAAAGAAAATCGTGGCATTTATTCGGTACAATTTTCGTAGCGATTGCATGGCCCTTTATCATGAGTCCGTGCTTCGTATGTTCTAGCAGTAGCCCGAGTTGGTTGCCGATGGTTTATTATTCGGTTGCTGTGATCATCTTTCACGTTGGCTGGGCGGCGGTTCAGATCGCACATTTATCGTTAATCCCTGAGATTGCAAAACGACCTGGCGAAATAGTGGAGTTAAACGCCGTGAG GTCAGGGCTGACATTTGCGTGTggtatatttatttatgtagTCACATGGGTTTTGCTTGGACAAGAAAGCGAGGAAGGAATCAGTCCAAACTTGAAACGAGAATTCACG CATTTGAGCATAATCGTTGTTGGTACAggatttttcttttcgtttttattcCACTGGGGAACAGTTGAGCCTGTATCTTCAACAACAGACGAAGATAGAGTCGCTTCAG AGCCATCAGACGCAGAGCAATCCTATGAACAAGATTCGTTGTGTATCGAAACAGTGGAGAGAGAATTGGTGGAACAAAGCCCCAAAACATGGCGACAATGGTTCAAAGATCCAAAATTTTACGCG ATGGGCGTGGTCTACACGTGTACTCGCATCACTGTAAATGTTTCACAGTCTTACTTTCCATTCTATTTGACAGACGCTCTTCATTTTCAGAAA GAAGCCATTGCATATTTTCCCTTGGTGATCCTTGtcagtggagcgttttcaagtGTTATGGTTAAGAATATCAGTAAGAGATTGGGAACCAAG tgGACTTTCTGCATTGCAAGCGCAGTTGTCATTTGCGCTTGTGCGTGGTTCTATGTTCAGACCATTTCAGCTCGTGATGCTGTATATGCTGCAGCATTCGTCGTGGGCAGCGGCAACTCGGTCATGCTCGTGACGGTACTCTCCATGACAGCTGATATGATTGGACTCGACAAG GCTTCTGGAGGCTTTGTGTATTCATTCATGGGTTTCTTAGACAAAGGATTTGTTGGTGTGGTGGTTTTAATAATCCAGACATTTTATCCTGACAGTCCTGAGGG AGCTTTCAACTCTTCATCCAGTGCAGATGTGTCCTCAACTTCTCTTGTAGTGATACACTCCCCCACTAACATCAGCGTAAACGAAAAATCACTTCCATTCGTGGATTACGGACCAATGATG gtTTCAGTGCTGGAGAGGGAAAAGCCTGTgggaaatctcggcaacgcttatcacagtctgggcaattttaaaaaggccagAAAGTACCTCAAGCAACAACTAAGTATTGCAAaaaaagtaggggatagggccgggagGGCaatgccaatg cgagccatagagtatcacgaacaacatcttagcattgcaaaggaagtaggggatagggccggggagggcaggGCCAat cgagccatagagtatcacgaacaacatcttagcattgcaaaagaagtaggggatagggccggggagggcaagcCAATGGTaatcggcaacgcttatcacagtctgggcaattttaagcgagccatagagtatcacgaaaaagatcttagcattgcaaaagaagtaggg TTTGCGTACACAGCTCTGTGGAGAGCACTTTTaaagaatggagaggttgatgaggctttgtttgctgctgaacaaggacgagcacaggctttgaCAGACATTTTGAAG CCTTTGTTTGATGTCTTAATCAGTCCCATTGCAGACTTGCTTCAAGGTGATGACTTaatctttgttcctgatggaccattttgcttggctcctttttctgcattgagtgactctgtcaggatccgtacTGTTCCCTCGTTGACCGCTTTAAAACTGATCACAAGTGCACCTGACACTTCTACA CACATGGAGATTcgaaaatttggagaaattgctttggccccaaatcctGAACGCACATCCCAGATTCCAGAAAAGGAAGATTTCATGTTAACAATGAGCGATGTTCATGCAGTTGGTCTTCGGGCAAGACTGGTTGTTCTGAGCTCTTGTCACAGTGGCCGGGGAGGAGGTGAATTCTGA
- the LOC138015277 gene encoding uncharacterized protein — protein MPTLNDQVVSGSSGQDKQDLQQALLDLLKGDPDILNRVVKQSVGSKDDRKQRSSSASRDSCQLQTSDSDENEELDFAWNTATKNMTPRELNRWRQSLFSVYVGHLPWNFTKQELIQVFGRVGNIQDVHVNPGKQSGHTYGFVRFCTLDECNEAISVLHGHVIGNKNIIVEYSSDTKDRLGGKSKDMPVDRKDSLLKKHFPRVQLYHHMSDAEAQEKMILWKLRSSVARQISSARGSAKSADTVEQDNDKETIMDKIQEIAEKVAGLAPGTCADTSGSEASEYSSWILKESQRHHHHHMTPGENESAVSKGKPSSSRSPDPKASDSLTSRDSEEVAVEVFSDKHLEKREAKDQYGSIEIPSVSPSRVTNVECGSRRLGSLKNTAARGPVHDSANSSIMESNMTRSLHTPSPEKTELKRIQRENDSLENCINWSGSGETAEGALCKEERDALKAQIHLKEVQVQQEKEINLARKAEQEILYEREKLEAAFDPQLQKELEREKKVSEINNKVRLAKLKNELLKLYAQLNGIIESEEHSASFVI, from the exons GTAAAACAAAGTGTTGGTAGCAAAGATGATAGAAAACAGAGAAGTTCGTCAGCATCCAGAGACAGTTGTCAGTTGCAGACATCAGACAGTG ATGAAAATGAAGAACTTGACTTTGCTTGGAACACTGCTACAAAAAACATGACACCTAGAGAACTTAACAGATGGCGGCAAAGTCTTTTCTCTGTTTATGTTGGTCATTTGCCATGGAATTTTACTAAG CAAGAACTTATCCAGGTGTTTGGTCGAGTTGGTAATATACAAGATGTCCATGTGAATCCAGGAAAACAAAGTGGTCACACCTATGG GTTCGTAAGGTTTTGCACTCTGGATGAATGCAATGAAGCAATTTCAGTGTTGCATGGACATGTTATTGGAAACAAGAACATTATAGTGGAATATTCCAGTGACACTAAGGATAGATTGGGAGGCAAGTCAAAGGATATGCCTGTGGACA gaaAAGACAGTCtgttaaaaaaacattttcccaGAGTGCAACTGTACCACCACATGTCTGATGCAGAAGCTCAAGAGAAAATGATCCTATGGAAATTGCGTAGTTCTGTAGCAAGGCAGATATCTTCTGCGAGAGGATCTGCGAAGTCTGCTGATACAGTTGAACAAG ACAATGACAAAGAAACAATTATGGATAAGATACAGGAAATTGCTGAAAAAGTCGCCGGTCTTGCGCCCGGAACATGTGCTGATACCTCGGGTTCAGAGGCTTCAGAGTACTCATCTTGGATTCTTAAAGAGAGTCAAAG acatcatcatcatcacatgaCCCCAGGGGAAAATGAAAGTGCTGTCTCAAAAGGAAAGCCATCTTCATCACGATCTCCAGACCCTAAAGCTAGTGACAGCTTGACTAGTAGGGATTCAGAGGAAGTTGCAGTTGAAGTGTTCTCAGATAAACATTTGGAGAAACGTGAAGCCAAAGATCAATATGGAAGTATTGAGATACCAAGTGTATCTCCATCTAGAGTTACAAACGTAGAGTGTGGCAGCAGAAGACTCGGATCATTGAAAAACACAGCAGCTCGAGGACCTGTCCATGACTCTGCAAATAGTAGCATAATGGAGAGCAACATGACCAGATCTTTACATACCCCTAGTCCAGAAAAGACAGAATTGAAAAGGATACAGCGTGAAAATGACAGTCTAGAGAACTGTATTAACTGGAGTGGCTCTGGAGAAACAGCTGAAGGTGCTTTATGCAAAGAGGAAAG GGATGCTCTAAAAGCCCAAATTCACTTAAAGGAAGTACAGGtgcaacaagaaaaagaaatcaacTTGGCCAG AAAAGCCGAGCAAGAAATTTTGTATGAACGAGAAAAACTGGAGGCGGCGTTTGATCCACAACTACAGAAAGAG CTTGAGCGCGAAAAGAAGGTCAGCGAAATCAACAACAAGGTTCGTTTGGCCAAACTGAAAAACGAGCTCTTGAAACTCTACGCACAGCTCAATGGAATCATAGAAAGCGAAGAACACAGTGCATCGTTCGTCATATGA
- the LOC138015278 gene encoding uncharacterized protein yields the protein MAMDPNESMNPDRFSAILENQRAIMVNQATILQNQNKIMRGMEQLFSFFPVLQGSLPNQTTVPAPVTVTPIISMINSNENSRGEQPPSAAAQLPADQPCSVPREENTTPINTPTRPQAPLNSSTPSLAALKGKAVASSGDSSPGSDNETDVVPAPPAVRKALPKYISQEDLNQIKCKSCSIGNFAVQLLRHIFDHSELENRNCTGTRGKEPVDPDRLRFVKETVYEVYGITSDEKINTWKHCIRAIDEYLRRPKRMAKGGLNKTAMF from the coding sequence atggctatGGATCCCAATGAATCGATGAATCCAGATCGtttttccgccatattggaaaATCAACGCGCCATCATGGTGAACCAAGCGACAATACTTCAGAACCAGAACAAGATCATGCGAGGCATGGAGCAACTATTTTCGTTTTTTCCAGTACTACAAGGTTCTCTTCCAAACCAGACCACTGTTCCTGCGCCTGTGACCGTCACTCCAATTATTTCCATGATAAATAGCAATGAAAACTCGCGAGGCGAGCAGCCACCCTCCGCTGCCGCACAACTTCCAGCTGATCAGCCTTGTTCAGTTCCGCGCGAGGAGAACACAACCCCAATTAACACTCCAACACGGCCTCAAGCTCCGTTAAATTCGAGCACGCCATCGTTGGCTGCCTTGAAGGGGAAAGCAGTTGCTTCAAGCGGTGATTCATCACCTGGTTCTGACAACGAAACCGACGTTGTTCCCGCACCACCAGCCGTGCGTAAAGCTCTTCCCAAGTACATATCTCAAGAAGACCTCAACCAAATTAAGTGCAAGAGCTGTTCAATCGGAAATTTTGCCGTGCAGTTACTGAGGCATATTTTCGACCATTCTGAATTGGAGAACAGAAATTGCACGGGAACGCGAGGAAAAGAACCAGTCGATCCAGACCGACTGCGTTTTGTGAAGGAGACCGTGTACGAAGTTTACGGCATCACGTCCGACGAAAAAATTAACACTTGGAAACACTGCATCAGAGCTATCGATGAATATTTACGGCGACCGAAGcgaatggcaaaggggggactcAACAAAACAGCAATGTTTTAG